The Sagittula stellata E-37 sequence GCCTGATGGGTGACGGAAAGTTCCGCTAGAGGTAAGACATCCAATGGTATCGGGCGGCGCTCCGGGGGCAACGATGGCACGATTCACGATCGCAACACTGAGTATGGTGGTGCTCTTGGCGCTGGCCATGACCCTCGGCGCGCCCTTCCCTTTCATTGCGCTGCTCTACATCACGGTCTTCACGTTCTTTCTGGACAAGCTGACGGCCTTCGCCGCCCCTGACCGCCCGGATGCGGAGTTTCCGGCGGGCGACGCCTTGTCGGTGACGCTTGGCCTGCTTCATTTCCCGCTGCTCTACGGCGGCGTCCGGGTCATCGCCGCCGGGGGTCTCTCGGTCTTGGACACGGTCTGCCTGTTCGCGGCACTAGGCCTGTTCCTGGGACAGGTGTCGAATTCCAACGCGCACGAGCTGATCCATCGCTCCCCCCGCGCCATGCGGCGGTTGGGCGTGGCGGTCTATTCCTCTGTTCTGTTCGGGTTCCACGCTTCCGCGCATACGCGGGTTCACCACGTCCACGCCGCCACGCCAAACGATCCCAATTCGGCGCGCATGGGGGAAGGCTACTGGCGGTTCGCCGTGCGGGCCTGGCGTGGCGCACTGGTGGAAGGATACAGGGCGGAACGTCGGCTTGGCCGCCGCGGTCTGTCGCATCCCTACACCGCCTATGGCATGGGCGCGGCGTTATCGGTGCTGGTCGCCGCTACTGTGGCTGGGCTGACAGGCGTCGTGGTGCTGTTTGGTCTCGCGGGCTACGCGCAGGCACAACTGCTGCTGTCGGACTATGTCCAGCACTACGGGTTGCGCCGCAGGGAGGTCGCTCCGGGCAGGTTTGAACCGGTCGGGCCCGGCCATAGCTGGAACGCGCCCCACGGCTTTTCGTCGGCATTGATGCTGAACGCACCGCGCCACTCCGATCACCATGCCCACCCGTCGCAGCATTATCCCGGGCTGGAACTGGACCGCGGCACGATGCCGATCCTGCCGCACTCCCTGCCCGTGATGGCCGTTCTGGCGCTTGTGCCGCCCCTCTGGCGCCGTGTAATGGACAAGCGTGTGCGCCGCTGGCAACCCGGATGATCCGCACCCGGGCGATCCTTCGCCGACGCGCGCCGAAGTCTTAACCATTCGGTAATCCCGTATCTTGCCTCCGCCCGTGAATGTGGCAGGATTGAGGCATGAAACAGTTCCTTCCTGCCGCACTGGCGCTTTCCCTAGCCGCTGCCCCCGCATTCGCCGCCGAGCCCCTTTCGGCCAACGCCTTCGAAAGCTACGTGAACGGCAAGACGTTGTATTACGGCATGTCCGGCGACGCCTACGGGGTCGAGGAGTACCTGCCCGACCGCCGCGTGCGCTGGTCCTTCCTCGACGGCAAGTGCAAGGAAGGATACTGGTACGAGGCTGAAGGCTCCCAGATCTGTTTCGTCTACGAGGACAGCCCCGACCCGCAGTGCTGGACGTTCTTCCGCGAGGGCAGCAAACTACGCGCGGTGTTCGAGAACGATCCGTCGTCCACTGTCCTCTACGAGGCGCGCCAGAACGACGAACCGATGATGTGCTACGGCCCGGACGTGGGCGTCTGAGATCAGGCGGCGTCGCGGGACAGGCCGCGCACCGCCAGCATGCCCTGCCGGATATAGTCGACCATCACTTCGGTGATCGCGGTCTTTCCGTTCCCGGCATATAGGTTGATGTTCTGCGTGCCGAGGTCGGGCAGAAGCCCCTCGTCCAGATACTTCACGTAGGTCGGCGCGTGGCCTTGCAACCGCGCCGTCACGGCAAGATCGGCGCTGATCGTCGCGTCCACGGTCATGTCGCTGTCGGAATCCACCGCCAGCTCCCAGGCGAAATTCTCTGCATCCAGCCGGGCGAGTGCAAATTCCCTGAATCCGCAGGACCGGCAAAAGGCGACCCGCAGCGGGCGTGACTTGTGCGCCTGCCCGTCCGGAGCACCGATCCAGCGCAGGGGCACTTCCATCAACGTCTCTCCGCCCTGGTCGACGCCGCCTTCGGTTGTCATGATGACATCGGCCTCACCCCGGGCAAACTTTGCCTTCAGTTCCTTCGTGAAACTGCTGAGAAGCTGGACTTTGACCCGGGGGTGCGTCCGGCCCATCCGTTGCAGGACCTGCGGGATCACGGGGTACACGATGTCATGTGGCACGCCGAGGACGATTTCCCCCTCCCAGCTCTGGCAGGTCAGGCGGGTGTAGATCTCGTCGTTCATCTCGACCATGCGCTGCGCATAGGACAGAAGCTGTGCGCCCGCCGGCGTCAGGCTGACGCCGCGCCCGCTGCGCTCCAGCAGTCTGAGACCCAACATCTCCTCAAGCCGTTTGAGCTGCATCGAGACGGCCGACTGCGTCAGGTTCAGGAAACCTGCGGCACGCGTCACGCCGCCGGCCTCTGCAACGGCCACGAAGGACCTCAGGACGGTGATGTCGAGATTTCTCATCCATTACGCTCCGTGATGGGAGGAAGCAAAAACATTCACTTCGAATATCAATCAGACTGTGCCAAATTCATCAATGGAAAACATCGACACACCCGAAAACATCACAGCTCTTGAAAGACGACGCCATGTATCGTGCCGCCGAACGCTACTTTATCGACCTTTTGCACCGTGGCCCCGAAAGGCACTGGCCGCCCTCCCGGATAGCCGCCGACCTGCGCGAAGCCAACCGCTACGAGCGTGCGGAACATGACGCCCGGTGGGATGCACCGACTTTTTGGCGCATCTGACGCGTATGTTATGTCCCAAGACCTCTCTAAAGCTTGAATATTCATGCCTCACTGCCAATATTCCTGCCATGTTCCCCGAATAGTGTTTCGGGGCGATTTGTACGCAAACGGAGGCATTGATGGCTGAATATCAAACGATCGGGGCACGGGGCGTATCCGGTGCCCGCAGCGCCCAGATTGACGAGGGGCTGCGCGCTCATATGAACAAGGTCTACGCGTTGATGTCCGGCGCGCTGCTGATGACGTTCGCGCTGGCCTACCTCGTGGCATCCAGCCCGGCCCTTCAGCAGGTTCTGCTGGTCTCTCCGGTGGTCTGGGTCGTAATCTTCGGCCCGCTGGCCTTCGTGATGATCGCGTCCT is a genomic window containing:
- a CDS encoding alkane 1-monooxygenase, producing MARFTIATLSMVVLLALAMTLGAPFPFIALLYITVFTFFLDKLTAFAAPDRPDAEFPAGDALSVTLGLLHFPLLYGGVRVIAAGGLSVLDTVCLFAALGLFLGQVSNSNAHELIHRSPRAMRRLGVAVYSSVLFGFHASAHTRVHHVHAATPNDPNSARMGEGYWRFAVRAWRGALVEGYRAERRLGRRGLSHPYTAYGMGAALSVLVAATVAGLTGVVVLFGLAGYAQAQLLLSDYVQHYGLRRREVAPGRFEPVGPGHSWNAPHGFSSALMLNAPRHSDHHAHPSQHYPGLELDRGTMPILPHSLPVMAVLALVPPLWRRVMDKRVRRWQPG
- a CDS encoding LysR family transcriptional regulator, with the translated sequence MRNLDITVLRSFVAVAEAGGVTRAAGFLNLTQSAVSMQLKRLEEMLGLRLLERSGRGVSLTPAGAQLLSYAQRMVEMNDEIYTRLTCQSWEGEIVLGVPHDIVYPVIPQVLQRMGRTHPRVKVQLLSSFTKELKAKFARGEADVIMTTEGGVDQGGETLMEVPLRWIGAPDGQAHKSRPLRVAFCRSCGFREFALARLDAENFAWELAVDSDSDMTVDATISADLAVTARLQGHAPTYVKYLDEGLLPDLGTQNINLYAGNGKTAITEVMVDYIRQGMLAVRGLSRDAA